A stretch of Aerococcaceae bacterium zg-252 DNA encodes these proteins:
- the racE gene encoding glutamate racemase: MKELPIGIIDSGFGGLTVVKQSLKQLPNESIIYLGDSARCPYGPRPLSQVKEFIWQMTHFLLEKGIKMLVIACNTGTAAALEEIRSSLSIPVIGVIHPGSRAAIKETQNQRIGVIGTQGTINSRLYEQVILEKANHLAVTSVAAPEFVSIVEENRMDDAKTPAIVQAQLQSLIDEQVDTLVLGCTHYPIIRDVIQEAMGESVSLIDSGVETINEVSTLLDYFNLSRSAQEAIESPATMEIFTTGEAEHFETVAKAWLKNEELEVKTCRIEGDHIVENINRNS; this comes from the coding sequence ATGAAAGAATTACCAATTGGGATTATTGACTCTGGTTTTGGGGGACTAACGGTAGTCAAACAAAGTTTGAAGCAATTACCCAATGAATCGATTATTTATTTAGGAGATAGTGCACGTTGTCCGTATGGACCACGTCCTTTGTCGCAAGTAAAAGAGTTTATTTGGCAAATGACTCATTTTTTATTGGAAAAAGGCATAAAAATGCTGGTAATTGCGTGCAACACAGGGACAGCAGCTGCTTTAGAAGAAATTAGGTCAAGTTTGTCAATTCCGGTTATCGGTGTGATACACCCTGGTAGTCGTGCAGCAATAAAGGAAACACAAAATCAACGCATCGGTGTCATTGGTACACAAGGGACGATTAATAGTCGTTTATATGAACAAGTTATTTTAGAAAAAGCAAATCATTTAGCTGTTACCAGTGTAGCAGCACCTGAATTTGTTTCGATTGTGGAAGAAAATCGCATGGATGATGCGAAAACACCAGCTATTGTTCAAGCTCAATTACAGTCATTAATTGATGAGCAAGTAGACACGCTAGTTCTTGGCTGTACGCATTATCCGATTATTCGTGATGTGATACAAGAGGCAATGGGAGAATCAGTGAGTTTGATAGACTCAGGTGTTGAAACGATTAATGAAGTGAGTACCTTGCTCGATTACTTTAATTTGAGTCGCAGTGCCCAAGAAGCAATTGAAAGTCCAGCCACAATGGAAATTTTTACGACTGGTGAAGCAGAACACTTTGAAACGGTTGCTAAAGCGTGGCTAAAAAATGAAGAGTTGGAAGTTAAAACATGTCGAATTGAGGGGGATCACATTGTCGAAAATATTAATCGCAACTCATAA
- a CDS encoding XTP/dITP diphosphatase, with protein MKSWKLKHVELRGITLSKILIATHNPGKVKEFQTLFTPLGIEVESLLDFPDLEEVEETGSTFEENARLKAETIAQITKGIVLADDSGLCVDALNGAPGIYSARYAGQPTDNLKNNQKLLAALDGETNRQAHFICCLVLAHPNMESLVVEGRVDGEIATAMQGEKGFGYDPVFYISSEQKTFAQMPERKSEIGHRALALKALLEKMPNWIEELNKK; from the coding sequence ATGAAGAGTTGGAAGTTAAAACATGTCGAATTGAGGGGGATCACATTGTCGAAAATATTAATCGCAACTCATAATCCAGGGAAAGTAAAAGAGTTTCAAACTTTATTTACACCACTAGGGATTGAAGTAGAATCATTGTTGGATTTTCCTGATTTAGAAGAGGTTGAAGAAACAGGGTCAACATTTGAAGAAAATGCACGTCTAAAAGCAGAGACGATTGCACAAATTACTAAAGGAATTGTACTAGCCGATGACTCAGGGCTATGTGTAGATGCCTTAAACGGAGCACCGGGAATTTATAGTGCACGTTATGCAGGGCAACCAACGGATAATTTGAAAAATAATCAAAAACTTTTAGCCGCCTTAGACGGTGAAACGAATCGTCAAGCACATTTTATTTGTTGCTTAGTGTTGGCTCACCCTAATATGGAGTCGCTAGTAGTTGAGGGGCGAGTAGACGGCGAAATCGCAACAGCAATGCAAGGTGAAAAAGGGTTTGGTTATGATCCAGTCTTTTATATTTCGTCTGAGCAAAAAACATTTGCACAAATGCCGGAACGTAAAAGTGAAATTGGACATCGTGCGTTAGCGTTGAAAGCATTACTTGAGAAAATGCCGAATTGGATAGAGGAGTTGAATAAAAAATGA
- a CDS encoding metallophosphoesterase, with amino-acid sequence MKWLVISDNHGNWAQLNQLIEQYRSQVDIIVHCGDSEFPADDPIWEQVDVVVSGNMDFDPQYFAVRTKDTEVGKILVVHGHRHGVNTNNQELLEMALGTNAKFVFHGHTHRLYAEQKEGVIFVNPGSLNHSRGPIPYKTYAVIDIDEQKIIVKFYTDTHECLVDLTQEFLR; translated from the coding sequence ATGAAATGGTTAGTAATCAGTGACAATCATGGAAATTGGGCACAATTAAATCAACTAATTGAGCAATATCGCTCACAAGTGGATATTATTGTTCATTGTGGCGATTCAGAGTTTCCGGCTGATGATCCAATTTGGGAGCAAGTCGATGTCGTTGTATCTGGAAATATGGATTTTGATCCACAGTATTTTGCAGTTCGTACAAAAGATACAGAAGTAGGTAAAATTTTGGTAGTCCATGGACATCGTCATGGCGTCAATACGAATAATCAAGAATTATTAGAAATGGCACTGGGAACGAATGCGAAATTTGTTTTTCATGGGCACACACATCGCCTTTATGCAGAGCAAAAAGAAGGTGTTATTTTCGTTAATCCGGGTAGCTTGAATCATTCGCGTGGGCCAATTCCGTATAAAACGTATGCAGTCATTGACATTGATGAGCAAAAAATTATCGTTAAGTTCTATACTGATACGCATGAATGTTTAGTGGATTTGACACAAGAATTTTTACGGTAA
- a CDS encoding CBS domain-containing protein, which yields MINKIIEKTIVNSLSELMIPADNVAHVLTSNTLSHGLLILSTVNYSLIPVLSPQSKLMGLINTSLIIQAITTIDAIEVDKLDEIKIESVMIEPPIILDEQVSFEKILHHLVDYNFLCVVDDQQNFKGIITRRAVLKRLNKFVHHLSSSDAIGQLMIQMAQSENQEDN from the coding sequence ATGATAAATAAAATTATTGAAAAAACGATTGTTAATTCGTTGTCTGAATTGATGATACCGGCTGATAATGTGGCACATGTGTTAACTAGCAATACCTTGAGTCATGGATTGTTAATTCTATCGACAGTTAATTATTCACTTATTCCAGTTTTATCGCCACAGTCGAAGTTAATGGGTTTAATTAATACATCATTGATTATTCAAGCGATTACAACGATTGATGCGATTGAAGTGGATAAATTAGATGAAATTAAAATTGAGTCGGTCATGATAGAACCACCGATTATCTTGGACGAACAAGTTAGTTTTGAAAAGATTTTACATCATTTGGTCGATTATAACTTTTTATGTGTCGTAGATGACCAACAAAATTTTAAAGGGATTATTACACGTCGTGCAGTGTTAAAACGTTTGAACAAATTTGTTCATCATTTATCGAGTTCTGACGCAATCGGACAGTTGATGATTCAAATGGCACAAAGTGAAAATCAGGAAGATAATTGA
- a CDS encoding Gx transporter family protein has product MKRGRYQLLVYLAMLAAQGVVISLLERFIPSPFAFAPGAKLGLANLVTIIAIFTLPKKYSLQVVALRLVLATLLGGTLSTFLYSVAGGLLSYLVMILLQYLGPKRVSIVGISVMGGMAHNLGQLSMAALLAKSWAVLNYLPVLSVSGILAGFAVGFVGNLLLHKISVLRVYHDELIKSRAQESWLSLM; this is encoded by the coding sequence ATGAAACGAGGACGATATCAACTATTAGTGTATTTAGCGATGCTGGCAGCACAAGGGGTAGTGATTAGTTTATTAGAACGTTTTATTCCGTCGCCTTTTGCTTTTGCACCAGGTGCCAAATTAGGCTTAGCGAATTTAGTGACGATTATTGCTATTTTTACTTTGCCAAAAAAATATAGTTTGCAAGTAGTAGCATTAAGATTAGTGCTAGCGACTTTATTAGGTGGCACTTTATCTACTTTCTTATATAGTGTAGCAGGTGGGCTATTAAGTTACCTTGTGATGATTTTATTACAGTATCTTGGGCCTAAGCGAGTGAGTATTGTTGGGATTTCGGTTATGGGTGGAATGGCACACAATTTAGGGCAGTTATCTATGGCTGCTTTGCTAGCAAAATCATGGGCAGTGCTAAATTATTTACCCGTTTTATCAGTAAGTGGAATTTTAGCCGGTTTTGCTGTTGGATTTGTAGGTAATCTCTTATTACATAAAATATCGGTATTACGTGTGTATCACGATGAATTAATTAAATCACGAGCACAAGAATCGTGGTTGTCACTAATGTAA
- a CDS encoding FAD-dependent oxidoreductase, with protein sequence MTKEIVIVGAGYAGIAAARQLGKTFKKDESVNITLIDKHSYHTYMTELHEVAGGRVEPEAIKYDLRRIFKKYKKVDLVTDKVTSINYDSKEVIAEHHTYKYDYLLLAMGGEANTFGIEGVKENGFTLWSMEAAERVRAHIINTCYLASREHDEAKRRAMLSFLVCGAGFTGVEMVGELVEWVPRLAHEYKLNEDEFSIHLVEAAPKILAMVTEKEQTKAMKYMEKVGIQISLGDGIVKVAKDHIELASGKTIPTYTTIWTAGVQANTETAEFGIEKARAGRLVANEYMEAKGRENVYIAGDLVYYEEPDKNNAPAPQIVQAAEQTGHTAAQNIIAAIKGSEKHAFKGKYDGFMVSIGSRYGVALLFDKYHLSGFFAMLMKHIVNLKYFFDIRSLFYMVAYTQHEFFDIKDKRNIFGGFLATKGNNLWTLPLRIFYGAMWLSEGLKKTFGWFGGSTWFKDSVVFPFEWLQAADVTSAASGAEETVSAASGAADAVAGAAHSVFSLNYVYGEEPMLVLDKMPNWFGSIMKFMMPNVEVALFMQRFMSIVEILIGLALIAGVFTWLVSAATVALVVMFSLSGMFVWVNVWFVPVAIALMNGSGRVFGLDYWIMPWLGKLFDHWLYGKPKHIYSDNIK encoded by the coding sequence ATGACAAAGGAAATCGTAATTGTCGGTGCTGGTTATGCTGGTATTGCAGCTGCACGTCAATTAGGTAAAACTTTTAAAAAAGATGAGTCAGTTAATATCACATTGATTGATAAACACTCATATCATACTTATATGACAGAATTGCATGAGGTAGCAGGTGGTCGTGTTGAACCGGAAGCTATCAAATATGATTTACGCCGTATTTTCAAAAAATATAAAAAAGTTGATTTAGTAACGGACAAAGTAACATCAATTAATTATGATTCAAAAGAAGTGATTGCTGAACATCATACTTATAAGTATGATTACTTATTGTTAGCAATGGGTGGTGAAGCGAATACTTTTGGTATTGAAGGCGTAAAAGAAAATGGTTTTACGTTATGGTCAATGGAAGCAGCTGAACGTGTACGTGCACATATCATTAATACATGCTATTTAGCATCTCGTGAACATGATGAAGCAAAACGTCGTGCAATGCTTTCTTTCTTAGTATGTGGTGCTGGGTTTACCGGTGTTGAAATGGTTGGAGAATTGGTGGAATGGGTTCCACGTTTAGCGCATGAGTATAAATTAAATGAAGATGAATTTTCAATTCATTTAGTTGAAGCTGCTCCAAAAATTTTAGCAATGGTTACTGAAAAAGAACAAACCAAAGCAATGAAATACATGGAAAAAGTTGGTATTCAAATTAGCTTAGGTGACGGTATCGTAAAAGTTGCTAAAGACCATATTGAATTAGCGTCAGGAAAAACAATTCCAACTTATACAACAATCTGGACAGCAGGGGTACAAGCTAATACTGAAACAGCTGAATTTGGTATCGAAAAAGCACGTGCTGGACGTTTAGTTGCGAATGAGTACATGGAAGCAAAAGGGCGTGAAAATGTTTATATTGCTGGGGACTTAGTTTATTATGAAGAACCAGATAAAAACAATGCACCTGCTCCACAAATTGTACAAGCTGCTGAACAAACAGGGCACACAGCTGCTCAAAATATTATCGCAGCGATTAAAGGTTCTGAAAAACATGCTTTTAAAGGTAAGTATGATGGATTCATGGTATCAATCGGTTCACGTTATGGTGTAGCTTTATTGTTTGACAAATATCATTTATCAGGATTTTTCGCAATGTTAATGAAACATATCGTTAACTTGAAATACTTCTTCGATATTCGCAGTTTATTCTATATGGTAGCTTATACACAACACGAGTTCTTTGATATTAAAGATAAACGTAATATTTTTGGTGGTTTCTTAGCTACTAAAGGTAATAACCTATGGACATTGCCATTACGTATTTTCTACGGTGCAATGTGGTTATCTGAAGGATTGAAGAAAACATTTGGTTGGTTTGGTGGTTCAACATGGTTTAAAGATTCAGTAGTCTTTCCATTTGAATGGTTACAGGCTGCCGATGTGACATCAGCAGCTTCTGGTGCAGAAGAAACAGTATCAGCAGCTTCTGGAGCAGCAGATGCCGTAGCTGGAGCAGCACATAGTGTATTCAGTTTGAATTATGTGTATGGCGAAGAACCAATGTTAGTATTGGATAAAATGCCAAATTGGTTTGGTTCAATTATGAAATTTATGATGCCAAATGTAGAAGTAGCATTATTTATGCAACGCTTTATGTCAATTGTAGAAATTTTAATTGGATTAGCATTAATTGCTGGTGTCTTCACTTGGTTAGTAAGTGCAGCAACTGTAGCATTAGTTGTAATGTTCAGTTTATCTGGTATGTTTGTATGGGT